The region tgaccacggggatgctgcaaccagtgTGCCAGGCCCAGTttcaggtcacttttttcagtgccattgtaactttgaatagccaCCAAAAAAAGGtcgcaaatcaaggactacttgaagTCATCCATGTAACTTTATTTCCAGCAATACAAGGTGGATTTAGAATTGCTTTCTTCTAGGATGATGGTtggtctaggacaggggtgtcaaactcaatttcattgagggccccatcagagttgtgtttgaccttggggaccagagtgggcatggccagcttgatgtcactcatgtcagaggtTCCTGCGgtggcccaagagctctgccagcgaaaacgggcgtcccgagctccatttttggctgccacaacctccgttttcactgccagagggttgcaggaggtcgtggcagccgaaaacggagttcgggagcctatctttgctggcagaagcaccataaGGCTGATCCTTCGctctttccagggcagccccgcagggcagatctaagtaccctgtggggtggatccggcccccaggccttgagttgaACATCCTTGATCTAGGACATGggtcgtcaacctggtccctaccgcccactagtgggcgtttcgggattccaggtgggcagtagggacttcggaggttaaaacctccttttgagcgagtgcgcagttgcaaaataggagaagcaaacacgtgggaaggggaggagggggatagcagggacaggcagaagccaaACAGAGCAgttggaaaataggagaaagaaaagttataggcaggagagaattgttggctaataataataagtgggctaactagctcagccttacttttgtacattgcccttaggaaggtaaaaaaagggagataaaaaggaaaagattttaaaaaattaacaaaaaaaagggaagaaaaatagagaaaaggggataaaataaaggaggagagtaagcagtgtttagtctggctcataaaattaaaaacattataaacatgcatagaaataaaaagataaatgtacgtacatttcttttttttaaaaaaaaaacctcctttctaaaaaatattccgcacttgcgcaaaaactggtgggtggtaaggaaatttttccatcaagaaagatccattagcgggcggtaggtagaaaaaggttgactacaaCTGATCTACAATATAGCTGTGGTTTTTCTCCGCAAGTCTGCCTTGTATTCTCTGGAGGTGTCCCTCACTCAAACAAAGGCAGCCAGTTGCTCTAaatcagaggtgtccaaccttggcaactattAAGACTTGCagatttcaagtcccagaatttctccaGCCAACCATTAAAGTTactaaggttggacatccctgttcTAAATGGGCGGATTGTTCTCTTCTAGGCAAAATAGCTGTTTTGGCTCCAAACCtaccatgtttttttaaaaaaaagaataaatggaaCCCTTTTTATTACCGTGGTTAGGACCTTCACACCTGCAGGGTTGATTCTAGAAAATATGCTTTTATTCTAATTTGTGTCCCACTGTTCCTTAGTGAACCACCAAGGACTCTATTCAAATATTCTCTATTtttgaaacttggcaactttaaaaatgtgtgaacttcaactctcagaatcgtCAGCATGTCGGGTTCAAAAACAGCTCTCTCTACCTGCTGTCTTGCGGTTAAGGCCAAATACTGCCTCAGGTCTCCCAAACTATCACATCTTCCATACCTCTTGAGGACATGTCTTGTAATATTATAGAACAACTTCCTACCAGGCCTCTTAAACCGACTGTTTAAAGGACACCTTTGGCATCTTAATATATATTGTGCAATTATGTTTATTCAATGGACAAGttcctatatttctttttctttcttttttttataactgTAGATGGAGTAAATAATTTATACTTCTAGATATTAACAGGTCTGTGAATCTGGACTGGAGTCCTCTAACCATTTTCATGctagctatttttatttttcaacggCAATAAGATCCTTCTGTTGTGTGGGAAGGTAGGGATACACTGAAGTATTTTTATGTACAGTtttgaaatgtattatttttcataAACTACCATTAAAAGTATTTGTTTTTATATCAACTAAAACCAACTGTAGTAAGGCAGTTTGCATGGgacttgtctgtgtgtgtgtgtgtgtggaaggcaTTGAAATGCACTGATCCCAACTTTCCTGAACTAAAACTCCAGGTTTCttaattgtttccttttttttacaaCAGGGAGTAAAATGATAAACAATATAGGGACAAAGAACATAAGCAAATAGAAACACAAggttataaagaaataaattcaacAGCCCTGaacaaaaaatcaattaaaataaggattgtcttcaaaagttgtggctgttccatcactagaagcttttaagaagaaattggacaaccatttgtctggaatggtttagggtctcctgcctgagcagggggttggactagaagacctcccaagtcccttccaactctgttattctgttaaacaagaaaaaatgctgcattctcaAAACAAAATTTGCTATTGGTGGATTCCATGCATTGCAAAATATGGTACAGCTAACTTAAGGCACTGATTTAACCCAGGATAATAATTGGGCTTGTTATTTGACAAAGGCGGTTGCAGTATTCTAATGAACTTATCTGGAAAATTATTTGCTTGGGCGTAGAACAGTGGTGTTTGTTTCTTCCAGTAGCTGTTAATGATTTCCCAGAGTGatgtttgtctttcttttctaGAAGGAAGCCATGTCATTGACTCTGTGTTTTCAGTATGTTggcatacatgtatatatacatgcCTGTGTTTAAAGCCCAGCCAGATCACCCTGGAGCCCTTCTGAAATTGATTGATATATGAAGACTTGACACATTTATTTTCAGTCCATGGAAATGGGTGATAATTAAATACAGCATAagggttattttttttactgCACTTTATATAGATTTAGCTGGCCATCTTATAACAAACTCTGGGCGGCTCCCAATCAAAAATTAAAACGTATTGGAACtattaaaatcaaaacaaacacATGGGGCCGATCAAAGTTCTAATGTGCAAATATCTAGTCTCCCAATTCTTGGGGGGAAAGTCAGATCTTCAAAACCTCATGGAAGGTTAAAAGGGTGGAGACTGGCTGAGGCTACCACAGAAGAGGCCCCAGAATAGGCACGCTTCCTAGCCCTCATCCGATAGCAATATTTAGCAGAAGGAACTAGCCACGTGTGCCCACCCTATCTGGCTCTGTAGGACAGATAGATGTTCTTTAGGGAAGACAGTCCCACAGATAAGCTAGTCATGTAGGACGTTAAACCCACAAATGCAAATACAATGTCAATGTCCTGATTGATGAACCCAACCAAAGCAAGTGTGGCCAAGACCATCCAATCTCTtgatgcaaaactttattgagtacatttaTTTCAGCACAGATGAGGGCGAAACCAGATCTGGCTATTTCCTGCGAAACCCCACATAATGAAAGTATAAATTCTCCCTCCCCTTATTAGACCAGGTCATATTGTCCAACTGAGCTTCATCGTATTgttataaggagccgaggtggcgcagtggttaaatgcagcactgcaggctacttcagctgactgcagttcagcagttcggctgttcaaatctcactggctcagggttgactcagccttccatccttccgaggtgggtagaatgaggacccggattgttgttggggccaatatgctgactctgtaaaccgcttagagagggctgaaagccctatgaagcggtatataagtctaactattggtATTGCTATAAGAAAGTCTTTTGGCTCCGGCAAACACCTGTCGAAGTGTCCTTGGTTCTCATGGATTTCTTCTTGATGTATGGAGCTGACATTCCATcactcctttccctccccaccccacccccagttcATTGGCAAGCTGAGAAGCAATAATGGTTGCAATAGCATACATGTGCTTCCAAACCTGAcatgcaaatgcaaaaaaaataataatgcagcaACCACCTTCTTTATCATCCAGCATTGGAAAAACCCCTGGACAAAAACCCAACATTATTTGCatttgtgttttgaatccagcgACCGAATGAGGAAGGCACGGGAGGGAAAACGCTAGTTATGAGAAGTAGTTCTGAACAGCAGCGAGAGCAAGGCACGAGAAGGCACATTGGGTGAACTTTCAGTATCACAAGAACTCTGTGTTGTAGCTGTGATTCAGCCTGGCTGAATAATTGTTTGCTCTCACTTACCTGCAAGATAAAGAACCGTTCAACTTGGTCTCAGTTGAGTTTCAGTTCTCCTAGGAAAGTCATCGCCTGCTATTTTTCCTAAGAAATGGACCCTGACATGGACTTTCGGAAATGTCGACTTTCCTGCTTCCTGCTCTTTGTTTGGTCTTTTAGTAAGTACCTTAGATTTACAATGAGAGTTTATTGTAAGGCTGCTTTAAACGCATCGTAATTTTATTATCATAAAGTGTCTTATTTTATGTGCAATTCAACATGTAAAGATAATATCGTTTCTTTCTCAGAATTATACATGACCCTAAAGGAAAAATGCAGTGGCTAAAGGGGGATTCAGTggctatgatgctgagcttgttgattagaaggtCAGCAGCTCAAAGGTTTGGATGCCTAGTGccgtgtaatagagtgagctcccgttacttgtcccagcttctgccaacctagcagttcgaaagcacgtaaaaaatgcaagtagaaaaataggaaccacctttggtgggaaggtagcagtgttccatgcacctttggcatgtagtcatgccggccacatgaccacggagacgtcttaggagagcgctggctctttggctttgaaatggagatgagcacacaccccctagagtcgggaaccactagcacatatgtgcaaggggaacctttacctaaaggAAAAAGGGGATGAGAACGGAAGAGGAAGTTATCAGTGGAGTGACATCTTTTCTGCTCATTAGGGGGATCGGATCTGGGCTACAAAAATCTAGATGGATGACAAGATGACAGATGACagcaaagagacacagaaaaccTGAACCCGTATCATCCAGTGGTCTTTCATCTCAAATCTCATAGTCCTAGACTCGCACTTGAAGCAATTTTCTCCTTGTGCGGTTGAGTGTACAATCTTCAAGTGCTACTCGATGACCTAGGCCCGATAGCAAAAACTGAGAGGGTTTTCTCAGTTTTGCAGGCAAAGATAGCCTGACATTTATGTTCTCCACCTGGTAATAAAACCCttaaggtaatggtaaaggtttccctcagacatatgtgctagtcgttccaaactcaagggggcggtgttcatctccgtttcaaagctgaagagccagcgctgtccgaagacgtctccgtggtcatgtggccggcaggactaaacgccgaaggcgcacggagcgctgttaccttcccaccaaaggcggttcctatttttccacttgcatttttacgtgctttcgaactgctaggttggcagaagttgggacaagtaacgggagctcactccgtcacgcggcactagggattcgaaccgctgaatgctgacctttctgatcgacaaggtcagcatcttagccactgagccaccacgtccctttataCGGCTTTATAAAATGCACAAAACATTGCAAGGAAATAGCAAAGCTATTCGTTCTATTTTGATTGAAATTAATAATAGCAGTTGCAGACTAGTACttgctataggtagtcctcacttaatgaccacaattgagcctgggATTTCCACCATAGGCTATTATGGTCACTAAGTGGGTCACCACATGACCTGACTTGATTTTACAACCGTTTTCATGTGGTTGTTCAGCAAAATTCTGGGTGTGAATCAGAAAAAAGAATAACAGTGTTGAATCAAATTGGAGGCCCCTGAATGGGCTTGATGATTTGAATTATTTTGGGGTGGTAGGTACAAATCCTGTTTGGGTGGTTGGTTTTCTCCAAACTGATTTAAAACTCAAATGAAAGCAAAATGTTGAACTAGGTCAATTTGATTTCCCGAATGGATGGAATCAGCTCTCAACAACAACATAACAGTTGTTGTTCGAATGACTCAGAATCAGAACTGGCCTATTGAATACAGTGGGAACGTTAAGAAAGGAAATTGCATACTAATATACGGGCGTGGTGGTTTAAGATCAAGCCATTAGGAAACTGAATGGAATAGTTTCTTGAAACTGGCAccttaagaaagaaagaacgagtGAGGCACTAATTCAAGGCCCAAACTGGACAGTCTATATATGTGTGGtcaaaagaagagaaggactagagggtgacatgatagcaatcttgaacggctgtcacagagaaaagggagtcaacttattctccaaagctcctgaaggcagggCAGAAATTAATGAACGGGACGGAACAATTAATCCTTGttaaagagaaatccaacctagaattaaggagaaatttcctgtcaatgagaacaattaatcagtggaacaacttgcctccagaagttatgggtgacCCATCACTGGGGGGCTTTTAAGGAGAGagtggacagccatctgtctacAATGGTGTAGGaacgtgatggtgaacttatggcacagaGCCCTCActgcgggcatgcaagccgtTACCCCTGCTTAGCTTCActgtgcttcagtggtgggattcagccagttcgcacctattcgggagaactggttgttaactttctaaaaggttcagagaaccgattgttggaagaaatctcctttggtttttttccactttacagggctaatcctgtaaggaaggcaggaaggaaacattctggtgttgtttctagcctaatctttattgccctgcttacagaaactgcctctctggttaacccttattatattgtaacagctaaggcgaagcatccaTCGACCTGaataatgttgagttggccacacccacacggtcacatgaccactaagccccgcttacccacctggtcattaggacagagaaccggttgttaaattatttgaatcccaccactgctgtgcatgcacatgtacctCCCTACCGGCCACCCCATTTTCGGGTCTCTCTTGCGCATGCGGGAGATGCGCGCATATGCGTGGAAGGGAGAGGGGTCTCACACATGCGCGGGGTTTGGGGCAAGCATGGGGGTGTGtttccccacacacatacatcccaatttttgtcccaggaggcttcaggaaggcatgctaggcccaaaatggggcacaggcggggggggggtttcatgcatgcatgcgtaggAGAGCACAGGGGGGGGGTGTTCACATGCATatgggcagggggtggggcatGGGAGAAGTgttgcatgtgcattgcattattatGGCTTTCAGTAGAGGATGACAAAATGGtgagccatcactggtgtagaatCTCTTGGTTGGCATAGAAGACTTTCCATTTCCCTCCGGATCTGCAATTATGGAATCTGTTCTGATGCCTTCCAAGTTCCAAGCCTATTGTTCTATGCTCTAaacatttcttttccattcccctcccagactgtggggtgtgtgtggaggtgACTGTGCCACCCGATCCTGTGATGGAGCAGAAAGGTTCACATGTGGAAATTCCTTGTCGCTATAAAACATCTGTGGGCAAAAGCTTTGCTTTGGAATGGAGGTTTGCCGGTGGCACCACAGCCCCTGATGCTGGGACACAGGTGAAAGAGAGGAAGGGCATCATTGCTTGGGAAACAAGAGGGTGGAGGAAGTACATAGGGAGGgttaggaagaagaagggaagtcAACTCACCACATTTAACTTGAATTTTGGCTCCAAAATTAGCATTAGCGTAAAACCAACAAGACTCCTTGTGGCCTCCAAATAATtgaggatgggagagagagatgcaaaAGATTCAAAACAAAGaagcagaaatagcaatagcaaaagcacttagacttatataccactccataatcctctctgggtggtttacttagtcagcctattgcccccccccccacaacaatttggctcctcattttatcgacctctgaaagatggaaggctgagtcaaccttgagccagtcaggatagaactcctgacagtgggcagagtttatttgcaatactgcattctaaccactgggccaccaaaTGTTTCCCATCCTCACTCCCAATCAATTAATTGGTTAAAATGTTCCAGATTTCTTGAAGATTGTGAGTTCCTCTCCATAAAAAACTAGGGTGAGAACATGCTAAAGAAGGGGTGGGGCTATGCACCCCCCTCAGCCACTTCATCATCAGCTCCATCACTTTCTTTGCAGATTTCAAGGCACCTCCAGATTGGGCTGCCAAAATTAGGGGGCAAAATTATTACATTTCAGCAGTGGGatttgggaatttttaaaaaacggaTGGGAGTGGAAACACTCTTGTTCCCACCCTTAGCCCTTCCCTGGCCTTTTGGAAAATGGAACCAAATTATGCCATGGAAATTCAAGAGGAAAAAACTGCCAATGGGGGAAGGTGGATCactcccatttttattttatagatgCCTCCTGATAAATAATTCTAAAATTCACCCACCCCAGTCCACCCTGAATCTCATGGGAATTTTTCACGTTGGGAAATATGATTAACTAGGATGACTTCAGAGTGATGGAAAAATATGGAGTAAACAACcacctttccatttctctctggaTCTGTAATTACGAAAACTGTTCTGATAacagcatacattaaaaaaaaaagtactcagAGCATTTTACAGATAAGGTACAAATCTTTTTTCATCCTCTCCTGCAGTGGAAGAAATTGTATGAAAAGAGAATAACGGATGTTGGCATAATAAAGATATTTTAAGGAACACAGAGAGACTTtcaaattacagatagtccttgacttccaatcacaattgagccccacatttctgttgttaagtgagacacttgttaagtgaattttgccccattttacgacctttcttgccgtagttgttaaatgaatcactgcagttgataagttagtgacctggttgttaagtgaatctggcttccccattggctttccttgtcagaaggtcacaaaaggggatcccatgaccttgggacacagcgacggtcataaatacgaaccagttgccaagcatctgaattttgatcacatgaccatggagatgccggAAAGGTCATAACAGtggaaaacggccataagtcccttttttcaatcccgttgtagctttgaacggtcactcaatgaactgttgtaagtccaggactacctgtacggaGTCTTCGAACAGGTAGCCCTGGTACAAAGGGAACCCTCCCATCTCATTGCAGATTCTGTATTTTGCAAATAATATGCTCTACAAGCCAAGTGCGCAAGCTGACCGGCTCAGCCTCCTTCACGAACCTCCCACGCTGGGAGATGCTTCCATCCGATTGAACAATATCCGGGCATCGGATGCTGGCACTTACATCTGCGAAGTGAATAACCCGCCAGATTTCGATGGCACTGGTACTGGGCTTGTGAGTCTCGTCGTTTTAAGTAAGTCCCATTTTGAGTTGGTTGGCATACACACACAATTGTAATTCAATGCATAAAATGGACCAAGATTAGGGCTCATTGGTTTGAGTTGCAAGCAGGTAAAATTATCTTTATCATTACCCAAAAGGTTTTATCCTGACTCTCATAAATACATGCATGTGTCAAAGTTGTTTGACAAATTCATTTATTTGTGGGAGACGGACATCCTGCTGGGGGGTGATGGGAATTAGAGTCCAACAGGCCTAGAAAGTTCTGCAACAGTCAATTCTCTATGGTTTTGTTCGTTAGAGGCTATGGCTATGGTCCTCTAATAGATGTGGAAGTCAGCTTATAAGGGAATGTGGGATATCCATAGCAACTGAGAAGGAGAGGGATGTCAGTCATGTCACAGATAAGGCCACCAGGTCAGGCAAGACTGAATAGCCTGCTGATCAAAGGTTGATGGTAGGCAGTAGTTCTATTTTTAAGAAGTTGTTTTTAATTTACATATGCAATAAAAAtagattcaaagaaaaaaatagtaaatgtgaaaccaaaaaagaaagaaaaaagggaaaaaggagacaaaggaaaaaggaaataataaatgaaaaatagcaGAAGACatgatgtttgtgtgtatgtatatgcatatatacatatacacatacacatacacacatcatatacatatacatatacatatatacaacatacaacatacaacacacacacacacacacacatatatatatcaaaGCTCCCTCTGTCTCTGAGATTGCATCATATTTCCCTTATTTCTATAATCTATTCTTTAAAGTCattaaaaccataaatcacaaAATTGTTTTTAATGTGAAAAGTCCCTGAGGAATTTCTAGTCATTGATGAATGCCAATAATAACCTTTTTCTAATTAAAGAAGTCATTTTGGTCATTTCAGCAAGTTCTGTCAATTTCACCCACCATTCCTCCCTGACGGAATTATCTTTCTATTTTCCTACATATAATAACCATCCTACGGCaatcatatattgaaataacCTTCCATGAATCTTTTCTAATTCTGTATCCATCGGTGCTAAAAGGAAAAGCTCTGGCTTCAATTAAGTAGTAATCTTTAAAATTGTCTCTATCAATATATTTATTTGCACTGTATTCAAAACAATGAGTGTTTTTACATGTCTACCAAGATAGTAACTAGTTCTagagcagagctgtcaaacttgatttccttgagggccacattaggggCGTGTTTGACCTTACGGAGCCATGGGGGGggatggacatggccagcttgacaatACTCGGAATTCTGTTTTCTGCCGCAATGGCCTCCTGccaccttctgccagtgaaaatagagacTAGGAGGGCCATCCACAGCctccccgagctccgttttcactggcagaagggcTGTAGGAGGTTGTcgtggccaaaaacagagcccgaGAGGGCCACACACAgtccttctgagctccattttcactgtcagaggcaccgtggccagtcctttgctgtatcCAGGGCAGGCCCATGGGCCGCATCGAAGCACCCATGGGTTTTGAGTTTCACACCCACATCCTAAAGCTGTTATGGTGAAACTGTgagcccaaagtggcatgcaaagccatgtTGCCCAGCACACCTGGCCATACCTGTTtgttttctgggtttctggcatgcatggtTGCGCGACAATCAGTTGTCCTTCGTGTGCATGACAGTGACGAAAAACCAGC is a window of Thamnophis elegans isolate rThaEle1 chromosome 13, rThaEle1.pri, whole genome shotgun sequence DNA encoding:
- the VSIG2 gene encoding V-set and immunoglobulin domain-containing protein 2 isoform X2, with translation MDPDMDFRKCRLSCFLLFVWSFNCGVCVEVTVPPDPVMEQKGSHVEIPCRYKTSVGKSFALEWRFAGGTTAPDAGTQILYFANNMLYKPSAQADRLSLLHEPPTLGDASIRLNNIRASDAGTYICEVNNPPDFDGTGTGLVSLVVLMPPSTPVCKGSTSSPIGSDVTFSCSSSEGVPAPIYSWTLLDSKQPFPASNMVQNQQKGTLLLTNLTLQSSGTYRCISSNEFGHQSCQISLHVTGFIDCMEWFP